GACCGCCGGTGAAGCGAAGAACCCGCAGAAGACCATTCCCAACGCGATCGGCTCGGTGTTCTGGCGGATTCTGCTGTTCTACGTCGGCGCGTTGTTCGTGATCCTGTCGATCTACCCGTGGAACGAAATCGGCACGCAGGGCAGTCCGTTCGTGATGACGTTCGAACGCCTGGGGATCAAGACCGCGGCCGGCATCATCAACTTCGTGGTGATCACCGCGGCGCTGTCGTCCTGCAATGGTGGCATCTTCAGCACCGGGCGCATGCTTTACAGCCTGGCGCAGAATGGCCAGGCCCCGGCCGGTTTTGCCACCACATCGAGCAACGGCGTGCCCCGTCGCGCGTTGCTGTTGTCGATCTTCGTGCTGTTGCTGGGCGTGCTGCTCAACTACATGGTCCCGGAAAAAGTCTTCGTCTGGGTGACGGCGATTGCCACTTTCGGCGCGATCTGGACCTGGGTGATGATCCTGCTGGCCCAGCTCAAGTTCCGCAAAGGCCTGAGTGCCAGCGAACGTGCCGGTCTGAAATACAAGATGTGGCTGTACCCGGTCAGCTCGTACCTGGCGCTGGCGTTCCTGGTGTTGGTGGTCGGCCTGATGGCTTACTTCCCGGAAACCCGCGTGGCGCTGTACGTCGGCCCGGCGTTCCTGGTGCTGCTGACGGTGTTGTTCTACGTGTTCAAGCTGCAACCGACCAATGTGTCGCAAGGTGCGGTGCGTTCGGCTGCGTAAGTCGTAACGCCTGAAACGCAAAAGCCCCGGTCCATTGGCCGGGGCCTTTTTATTGGCTGACGAAATCTCCGGTGGCGAGCGAGCTGGCTCGCCACAAAGGCGCGGAGTTTCTTAATGGACGGCGACCGGTTGAATCGGTGCGGTCAGGCGCTTGTTGAAATCCAGCCAAACCCCCAACAACCCCATCAATCCTGCACCCACCAGCGCGGTGAAGATTTGCATGGCAAACGCATCGTCGGTCAGGGCATTGATCATGTCTGCCAGCGGCGCGAGCAGCACCCCGAGGCAGAACACTTCCAGCGAATAACGGCCCATGCGACTGCATTGCCGGGCCAGCCAGTTCTGCGTCCAGCCAGTGTCCGGCAACAGTTTCGCCGTGACATACGCCAGCGCCAGGAAGTGCAGCAGTCGCACCGGCGACAGGTCGGTCTTGCTGATCGGGTACAACAGATTGCTCAGGCTGGTCGGTACCATCGCATCATGCAGTTGCGGCCACCGCCACAATACGGTCAGTACACCGGCGACGCCTGCGTATAACGCCGCACTCACAAACAATGGCTGGCGCAGCAACGGGCGCCTGTCGGGCAAGCGTGGGCGCTGCGTGTGAATCGCAGCGGCACCGCCGAGTACGAACAACAGCTGCCAGGCGACGGGGTTGAAGTACCACACGCCGTCCTTGATGGCCGCCAGATTCCAGCCGAACAACGGCACCGTCAGGTACACCGCAAACGACATCGCCACCACCACCCATGGTTTGCGCACAAATATCGGCAGCACCAGCGGCAAACCGGCCAGTAGCACGATGTAGAGCGGCAATGGGTCCATCAGGTTCGGTTTGAAGCGCAACAGCAACTCATCGATCAAGGCTTGCTGCGGATTGCTGATGAAGTGGTGCATGCCCATCTCCTCCACCAGATCTCGGGTCTCCACATGGCTGTTGGCGAAGAACACGATGCCCATCAGCATCGCCAGCAGGAAAATATGCACCACATACAGCACCCAGGCGCGGCGCAGGATTTTCACGCAGGCAATCAGGTAACCGTCGCGGGCCAGGATCTTGCCGTAGGCCAGGACCGCCGCGTAACCGGCGAGAAATACGAAGACTTCGGCGGCATCGCTGAAGCCGACGTTACGCAGAGTGATTTGACCCAGCGGGTTGTGGGGCACGTGATCCCAGAAAATGAAGATCAGCGCCAGGCCTCGGAAAAAGTCGATCCGGTGATCGCGTTCAGTCGTCATGGCTGCGGGCTCTGGAACGGGGGTTGAAGTAGGAGCGCCGGCGACACAAAAGGTTGCGCGCTGTACATTGGCGGCGCGCAGGGTGCAGGGATTCGGCGGCAATTGCAAAGTGCGGATATTACGGAGTGTCTCTGTGCACTGCCGAGGCGACAACCGCCTGTCTAAAAGACACGCAGGTCGGCGATCTCTGACGACCGTCGAGGTTCAAAGCTTTATTGATTGAAGGCGGAATTCCCTTGAGGCGCCGGCATGCAGATCAGCGAATGGCTCGACAAAGAACTCACCGGCCGCCAAGTCTGGTTGTTGTTTCTTTTCGCGACGCTGGTGTACATCCTGCCGCTGATCCTCGCGGATTATCCCTACATCGATGACAACTGGCGTGCCCTGGCCGCGGGTACCGGCTGGGCGGAGGACGGCCGGCTGTTCGCGCAGTGGTTCTACAACCTGCTGACCTTCAGCGGCGCCGCGCCGAACATCTTCCCGCTGCCGCTGTTGATCGCCACGCTGGCGATGAGCTGGGCCCTGACCCGGCTGACGTTTCACTATTTCCCCGAACCGACGTTCGCCCATTGCCTGGTGGTGCTGCCGCTTTGGTACAACCCGTTCTTCCTGCAAAACCTGTCGTACCAATACGACGGACCGAGCATGGCGCTCAGCCTGGTGGCGGTGATCTACGCGATTACCTTCCAAAGCCCTTCTCGCGTTCAGCACCTGCTGATACCGGCCGCGCTGATCGCCTTGGCCATCGGGCTTTATCAGGTCAGCTTTAATGTGTTTCTCGGTCTGTGTTGTATGGAGTTGCTGCGGCGCACGGACGACCCATTGGCATGGCCTGCTTGGTGGCGATTGATCGGCTGCAAAGTTGTACAGGTGGGTCTGGCAGGGTTGATCTATTACGCCACCGCCTTTTCCTTCATGACTCAGAAGCGCACCTCATTGTTGAACGGGGCAGCGGCGCCGTTGCAGCAAATAGAAACCAGCGCGGGCTGGGTGCTGGAAAAAATCGTGCTGCTGTTCCATGGCGGCTTTGCCTGGGTATTCGCCGCGCTGTTGCTGTGCGCCCTGTTCGGTGCCGTGCGCGTGGGACAGCGCGTGCTGGAGCGTGCCGGTACTGGGCTGAACAAAACCGTGATCGGCCTGCTGTGCCTGTTGATCTTGCCCGTCCTGATGGTGCTGGTGCCGGGCGTCTCATTGTTTTTCCGCGACTTCAATGAAGGCGCCCGCACCTTGATGGGCTTTGCTGTCGTGCTCGTATTGCTGTTCTACCTGAGCCATCTGGCGCTGGCGTCGGTGCACGGAAAGCTGCCGCTGCTGTTGCTGGTTCCATTGTTGGCGATGCTTTCGCTTTCCTTCGCGTATGGACGGGGGCTGACGTTACAAAAAACCTTCGCGACGAATGCGCTGTACGCCTTGAGTGCCGACATTGCTTCGCGCCCGGCGTTGCGCGAAGCCAAGCGCATTTATATGTCGGTGACGTACTCCGATCACTGGCTGGTGGGGGCCGCCGGGTCGTTCAAGCAGATGCCGGTTTTGCATTACTTGTTGAACATCGATTTCTACATGCTCGCGGAAAATCTGCCGAAAACAGGTATCACTAATGTGGTCAGGGAAAAGGAACGGCGTAACGCGACGCTGGTGGGTTATCAGGGGTATCCACCGCTGGTGGACAGTCTGTTTTATCGGATTTATCTGCTGGGGGACTACGGCTTTATTGTCATGAAAGAACCCGCCCGGGTCCGCTCTCTCCAGTGGTGAACCCCGTGACCATTGGTCTGGAATGCCGCGCTACCTGTTAGTTCTTACAGTAGACGCGCACCCGTACTCGACTTTAGGTTTGAACCGCACCTGAAACAACGACAGTTCAAGGACCGAACATGAAAGCCTTATGGAAAGAGTTCTCCACGTATGCGGTTGTTGGCGTAGCCAATACGTTGATCCATTGGCAGATATTTTACGTACTCACCATCGCGGCCGATCTGAGTCAGGCTGCCAGTAATTTTTCGGCGTTTTGTGTGGCCGCGACGTTCTCATTCTATGTGCATGCGCTCTACACGTTTGAGGCCGGGGCGTCGGTACTTCGTTATCTGCTGTATGTGTTTTTCATGGGGGGCATGAGTTTCGTCGTCGGACATTACGCTGATGTCTGGAAAATCCACGGGCTGGTGACCGTAGGGTCGTTCTCGCTGTTGAGTCTGATCTGCGGGCTCTTTTTTTCGAGATTTGTCCTGTATGGCGAGCGCGAAGCGTGAACGGTTTTCAGCGCGCGGCGCACCCAATGAATCGACTCACCGTGCCGCCCCGACCGTTTGTTGTCGATCTGGATGGAACACTCCTAAGGTCCGATCTTCTGTTCGAAAGCGCCATGGCTTTTGTTCGTAGCAATCCCTGGCACTGCTTGAAACCTCTGGTTTGGCTATGTCGCGGCAAAGCGTTTTTGAAAGAACAGTTGGCCGAGGCGACGGATATCGACGTCACCTTGCTGCCCTTCGATCCTGAAGTGCTGGCCATGATCGAGGAGCAGCGCAAGCAAGGGCGGATAATTGTGTTGGCCACAGCCAGTCATCATTTACTGGCGATGCGTATCGCCGAGCACTTGAAGGTGTTTGATGACGTCCTGGCTACGAGCCTGGAGTGCAATCTATCGGGCACGCACAAGCGTGATTTGCTGGTCGCGTTGTACGGTGAGAGCGGTTTTGATTACGTTGGCAATGCTCTTGATGATCTGCCGATATGGCGTTCGGCAGAACGGGCCTATGTCGTCAATCCTCTGCCAGGCGTCGGGCTGGCCATCGAGAGTCTGGACAACGTCGTTGAAGTGGTTCGTTCAGGCGCGACGAATTTCAGGGATTGGTACAAGGCGATTCGC
This region of Pseudomonas mandelii genomic DNA includes:
- a CDS encoding amino acid permease, whose product is MPVGNHLPHGETAQGGPLKRELGERHIRLMALGACIGVGLFLGSAKAIEMAGPAIMLSYIIGGLAILVIMRALGEMAVHNPVAGSFSRYAQDYLGPLAGFLTGWNYWFLWLVTCVAEITAVAVYMGVWFPDVPRWIWALAALISMGSINLIAVKAFGEFEFWFALIKIVTIIAMVIGGIGVIAFGFGNDGVALGISNLWAHGGFMPNGVQGVLMSLQMVMFAYLGVEMIGLTAGEAKNPQKTIPNAIGSVFWRILLFYVGALFVILSIYPWNEIGTQGSPFVMTFERLGIKTAAGIINFVVITAALSSCNGGIFSTGRMLYSLAQNGQAPAGFATTSSNGVPRRALLLSIFVLLLGVLLNYMVPEKVFVWVTAIATFGAIWTWVMILLAQLKFRKGLSASERAGLKYKMWLYPVSSYLALAFLVLVVGLMAYFPETRVALYVGPAFLVLLTVLFYVFKLQPTNVSQGAVRSAA
- a CDS encoding OpgC family protein yields the protein MTTERDHRIDFFRGLALIFIFWDHVPHNPLGQITLRNVGFSDAAEVFVFLAGYAAVLAYGKILARDGYLIACVKILRRAWVLYVVHIFLLAMLMGIVFFANSHVETRDLVEEMGMHHFISNPQQALIDELLLRFKPNLMDPLPLYIVLLAGLPLVLPIFVRKPWVVVAMSFAVYLTVPLFGWNLAAIKDGVWYFNPVAWQLLFVLGGAAAIHTQRPRLPDRRPLLRQPLFVSAALYAGVAGVLTVLWRWPQLHDAMVPTSLSNLLYPISKTDLSPVRLLHFLALAYVTAKLLPDTGWTQNWLARQCSRMGRYSLEVFCLGVLLAPLADMINALTDDAFAMQIFTALVGAGLMGLLGVWLDFNKRLTAPIQPVAVH
- a CDS encoding glucosyltransferase domain-containing protein produces the protein MQISEWLDKELTGRQVWLLFLFATLVYILPLILADYPYIDDNWRALAAGTGWAEDGRLFAQWFYNLLTFSGAAPNIFPLPLLIATLAMSWALTRLTFHYFPEPTFAHCLVVLPLWYNPFFLQNLSYQYDGPSMALSLVAVIYAITFQSPSRVQHLLIPAALIALAIGLYQVSFNVFLGLCCMELLRRTDDPLAWPAWWRLIGCKVVQVGLAGLIYYATAFSFMTQKRTSLLNGAAAPLQQIETSAGWVLEKIVLLFHGGFAWVFAALLLCALFGAVRVGQRVLERAGTGLNKTVIGLLCLLILPVLMVLVPGVSLFFRDFNEGARTLMGFAVVLVLLFYLSHLALASVHGKLPLLLLVPLLAMLSLSFAYGRGLTLQKTFATNALYALSADIASRPALREAKRIYMSVTYSDHWLVGAAGSFKQMPVLHYLLNIDFYMLAENLPKTGITNVVREKERRNATLVGYQGYPPLVDSLFYRIYLLGDYGFIVMKEPARVRSLQW
- a CDS encoding GtrA family protein, with protein sequence MKALWKEFSTYAVVGVANTLIHWQIFYVLTIAADLSQAASNFSAFCVAATFSFYVHALYTFEAGASVLRYLLYVFFMGGMSFVVGHYADVWKIHGLVTVGSFSLLSLICGLFFSRFVLYGEREA